The Candidatus Eisenbacteria bacterium genomic sequence GAAGAGCTTGCACATCGCGGAGAGCTTCGAGACGTTCGGCTCCCCCCGGTCCACCGCCAGGGCCGCCACGTAAACGAGATTCCGGGCGGCCTCGACCTTGGTCGCCATATCGGCGAGCATGCCCTGGATCATCTGAAACGAGGAGATCGGCGCACCGAACTGTTCGCGGTACCCGGCGTAGACCATCGCGTACTCGAGGGCGCCCTGCGCCAGGCCCACGGCCTGAGCGGCAACCCCGGGACGCGCCTTGTCGAGCGTCATCATCGCGTGCTTGAATCCCATGCCCGGGACCTCCCCGAGCAGGTTTTTCACGGGAACGCGGCAATCCTCGAAATGGATCTCCACGACGGGGACGCAGCGAATCCCCATCTTGTCCTCGACCTTTCCGATACGGAATCCGGGCGTTCCCTTCTCCACCATGATCGCGCTGGTGCGGCGGGATTTCGATGCGGGATCGGTGACCGCGAAGACGGTGTAGATGTCGGCGGCGCCGCCGTTCGTATTCCATTTCTTCTCGCCGTTCAAGACGTAGAAGTCTCCGTCTCGGACGGCCGTGGCGCGGAGGCTCGCGGCGTCGCTCCCGGCGAATTTCTCGGACAGACCGAAGGAGATGAGCTTCTCTCCCTTGGCGATCGGGCGGAGGAAGCGGTGCTTTTGCTCCTCGGTCCCGCCGACCAGGACTGGGAACGTTCCGAGCGCGTTCACGGCATAGAGCACGCCGACGCCTCCGCACGCGCGCGACAGCTCCTCCACGCAGATGCAGAGGTCGATGACGCCCCCGCCCGCGCCGCCGTACTCCTCCGGAATCCAGACTCCCATGAGGCCCGCCTTCGCGATCGCCTCCTTGATATCCCAGGGGTATTCCTGCAATCGATCGTATTTCGCCGCGAGCGGACGCACCACCTTCTCCGCGACCGCGCGCGCTCGCGCGCGCCATATCAGATTCTGCTCGGTGAGAATTCCGGACAACGATTTCCCCTCAGCGGTGGTTGGGTGTGTTGCGGATGCGCCCCGCGGGCGCGTTGCGTGAGGCACGATTATTCCCGATCTCCGGCGCGCTTGTCACCAGAAGTTTCCGAGGACGGCGGCCGGGAGTCACGTGGGGCGACCCGGCGAGATAGAAGCGCCAG encodes the following:
- a CDS encoding acyl-CoA dehydrogenase — translated: MSGILTEQNLIWRARARAVAEKVVRPLAAKYDRLQEYPWDIKEAIAKAGLMGVWIPEEYGGAGGGVIDLCICVEELSRACGGVGVLYAVNALGTFPVLVGGTEEQKHRFLRPIAKGEKLISFGLSEKFAGSDAASLRATAVRDGDFYVLNGEKKWNTNGGAADIYTVFAVTDPASKSRRTSAIMVEKGTPGFRIGKVEDKMGIRCVPVVEIHFEDCRVPVKNLLGEVPGMGFKHAMMTLDKARPGVAAQAVGLAQGALEYAMVYAGYREQFGAPISSFQMIQGMLADMATKVEAARNLVYVAALAVDRGEPNVSKLSAMCKLFATDTAMEVTTNAVQIFGGYGYMRDYPIEKYMRDAKITQIYEGTNQVQRMVVARSLIKESLGLKHLLDFIPKEIQKGVNDPETLKRLAEETANALDVPTHHS